Proteins found in one Verrucomicrobiota bacterium genomic segment:
- a CDS encoding trypsin-like peptidase domain-containing protein: protein MTPIIHIKSLLFALVLTWAITLQTAKSQDSSSQVDAAVVKIINYSQKNDWYSPWQSRNVRSGSGSGFVIEGNRIMTNAHVVADSRKLLIFFEKDPKPYPAKAEFIAHDCDLAIIVPENMERLKAIKPLEIGELPNIRSQVTTHGYPAGGNRISTTIGVVSRIEINTYIHSGVDTHLSVQTDAAINPGNSGGPVTKDGKVVGVAFQGNPNLQNTGFFIPPQVVNHFLQDISDGTHDGFPKLAITTDNMQNPFARSYAGMKKEDSGVRVNIVKKGGIADGHLQRGDILLEADGYNIANDGTILWNDLRLQASFLLDLHQKSQSLSLRVLRDGDHLDLDIPLARKNPQRLQRVPHNEAPKYYIYGGLVFVPLTRGALMTYGDKWQQKADSELIYEAYYRPIEENYPLDRGKIILLRRLDHEVNNRISWYQNEVIKTVNGKAVYTLEDLVEAIESHQGPQHFIDFEYAGKSLALDRELADTSGQEILKRYGINSDRRL, encoded by the coding sequence ATGACTCCCATCATCCATATCAAATCTCTACTTTTTGCTCTTGTCCTAACTTGGGCCATTACTTTACAAACTGCCAAGAGCCAAGACTCTTCATCACAGGTTGATGCCGCTGTCGTAAAAATCATCAATTACTCTCAAAAGAACGATTGGTACTCACCTTGGCAATCTCGTAACGTTCGCAGCGGCTCAGGAAGTGGCTTTGTCATAGAAGGCAACCGCATCATGACCAACGCCCATGTTGTTGCTGATTCTAGAAAGCTACTTATCTTCTTTGAGAAGGATCCTAAACCTTACCCGGCCAAAGCTGAATTTATTGCCCATGATTGTGATTTGGCAATAATCGTCCCGGAAAATATGGAACGCCTCAAGGCTATCAAGCCTCTTGAAATTGGCGAGCTACCTAACATACGCTCGCAGGTCACTACACATGGTTATCCAGCTGGAGGCAACAGAATTTCTACTACCATTGGGGTAGTCTCCCGAATCGAAATCAACACCTATATTCACTCTGGTGTCGACACCCACCTATCCGTTCAAACAGATGCCGCCATCAACCCCGGCAACAGTGGCGGACCTGTTACCAAAGATGGAAAGGTAGTAGGTGTCGCTTTCCAAGGTAATCCGAACCTACAAAACACCGGTTTTTTTATTCCACCACAAGTCGTCAATCATTTCCTCCAAGACATTAGTGACGGAACTCATGATGGATTTCCCAAACTCGCCATTACAACTGACAACATGCAAAACCCATTTGCTAGATCATATGCTGGAATGAAAAAAGAAGACAGTGGCGTCCGCGTAAACATTGTCAAAAAAGGCGGTATAGCGGATGGCCATTTGCAGCGGGGAGATATCCTACTCGAAGCAGACGGCTACAATATTGCGAATGATGGAACTATTTTATGGAATGACCTCCGCCTACAAGCCTCCTTTCTGCTGGACCTGCACCAAAAAAGCCAGTCCCTTTCACTTCGCGTTTTACGGGATGGCGACCACCTAGACCTCGATATTCCACTCGCAAGAAAAAACCCTCAAAGGCTACAACGTGTCCCTCATAATGAAGCGCCCAAGTACTATATATATGGAGGGTTAGTCTTTGTTCCTTTAACGCGGGGAGCTCTTATGACCTACGGAGACAAATGGCAACAAAAAGCAGACTCCGAACTCATCTATGAAGCATACTATAGACCCATTGAAGAGAATTATCCGCTTGATCGCGGCAAAATCATTCTCCTCAGAAGGTTAGACCATGAGGTCAATAACCGTATCTCATGGTATCAAAATGAAGTGATCAAAACAGTAAACGGAAAAGCTGTTTATACTCTCGAAGACTTAGTCGAAGCCATTGAGAGTCATCAAGGACCCCAGCATTTTATTGATTTCGAATACGCAGGCAAATCCCTCGCCTTAGACCGCGAGCTAGCAGATACCTCAGGCCAGGAAATTCTTAAACGCTACGGCATCAACTCAGATAGAAGACTATGA